The genomic DNA CCAGGACCTGCCGTTCCTTGTTTTCGGTGGCGATTCCCAGTTCTTCTTCGGTCGTGATTCGAGCGCGTTCGGATTCGAGTCGTTGTTCTTCTTGAACCTTTTTGGCGGCGGCGCGTTCGCGTGCGGAAATCTCGGCGACTTCGCGTTGCTGCTTTTCATTGGCTTCGATTCGCTGCTTTTCCAGCTGCAAAATGGTCTCTTCCGCCTCGACGTCCTGTTGCTTGAGCGTCTTCTCTTTTTCACGCGTGAAGGCGTTCTCTTTGACCTTTTCTTTCGAGGTCAATTCGGTGATCTTCTTGATACCTTCGGCATCGAGAATGTTGTTCGGGTTCAGCAGTTCCAGCGGAGTCTGTTCCAAGAAGTCGATCGCCGCATCGTCCAGCCGGTAGCCGTTCAGATCGGTGCCGATGACCTTCAAGATCTGGTCCTTGAAGTTATCCCGTTTGTCGTACAGGTCGACGAAGTCAAACTGCTTGCCGACGGTTTTTAGAGCTTCGCTGAACTTGGCGTCGAACAGTTCACGCAGCGTATCGATCTGGCTACAGCGTTTGGCACCGATCGATTGAGCGACCTCTCGGATCTCTTCTTCGCTTTTATCCACACGGATGAAGAAGGCGACTTTGATGTCGGCGCGGATGTTGTCTTGGCAGATCAACCCCTCGGAGCCTTCGCGTGCGATTTCAAAGCTCTTCAGCGTCAGGTCCATCTTCTCGTATTGATGGATCACCGGCACAACAAAGATACCGTTGCCGGTGGCGACGCGTATCTTGCCCCAACCGCTACGAACGATCGCCTCGTCGGGGCCGACCTTGCGGTAGAACTGGTTCGCCATCGCGGCGAAACTGGCCAGCAGAAAGAGCAATCCGATGATCGCGACCGCAAGGATCGCGATGCTGTTGATAAACCAATGGTCAGAGAACTGACCCAAAACCAAAACGCTACTCATCTGCTTGAACCTCGTCGTCGATAGCGGTTACCGTGTATATCCGGCGTTCTTGATCAAAGTCGATAATCGTGGCGAGATCACCCTTTTTCAGAGTGGCCCCGTCGGTGCGAACGTTTAATAACAACGGCGCCGCGTCCGTTTTAAATCGAGCCTGCCCAAAGTTGGCGTCGGCTTGCCCGGTGCAAATCTGGCAGACCTGGCCCAGTAACATCTCCGCGTTGTACCGCGCGGTCACGAACCACTTCTTCATGGGTTCGGTGGTAAATTTGGTCAGCACCACCGCGATTACTGCCGAACGCGCCGAAAGCAACGCCGCGGCCGACCAATTCGCTTGGTAATCGGCAGCATCCCACGTCACCCACAACACGGCCGACGTGACCCACCAAAGTAGTGTAAAGAGGCCGCCCCAGATTACAATTGGAATCTGCGCCAGATTCAACCATCGAAACGTGAGCATTCCGAAACCGCCGGCCGAACCCAAATCGAAGTCGGCGTCGAAATCGAAGTCGGGGGCGTCCATATCGAGATCGATCAGCCCAAACAGGGAAACGATCGAGTAGACGACAAGGAATCCCAGCAAAATCGAAGCGGGTAGCACCGGTTGGGCGGCGATAATTTCCGCTGCACGTTCAATATAAATCCACAAGGCGAGCACTCCTTCAGCACAAATCTGGCAGAGGCACCTGGGAAACATAGATCGCAAAAGCGATCCGACCAGTTGAAACTGCCGCCAACTAACAGGCTTGATGTTTTAGCGGAGCGGGCGCGAGAATGGAAAAATTTTAACGAGCCAAGATAAGCGGAGTGTACGTTTCGGTATCCATTCGCAAGGAGTTTCGCGTTCGATTGGACGGAGACACCAGGGCGGGATGCCGATAAAACGGCGGTCTCATAACGCACGTAAACGTAGGAATCCCGGGTTCCGGCAATAAAAAAGCCCCAAGATGCAGAACATCTTGGGGCATGCGCGTGTTTCGATTTGAACGGTTCGACCTATCCGATCAGCTCGGGAATCGGAGCGCCATGGTCGACGATCGGTGTCGGCCGGCCATTAAAGTCTTCAATAAAGACGCTCTTGGAATCGATTCCCAGATGATGGTAGATCGTCGCCAAGAAGTCGCCGGGGCCGCAACGCCGCTCGACCACGTCTTCGCCACGTTTGTCGGTGGCACCGATAAACCGACCTGTTTCGATTCCGCCGCCGGCCCAGATATTGGAGAACGCGCGAGGCCAGTGATCGCGGCCGGGCTGCTTCGTTCCCGATGGGGCGCTTGCGTTTCCGGCACCAGTACTCGGTTGATGGGAGATTTTGGGAGTCCGCCCAAATTCACCGGTGACGACGACCATCACCCGCTCGTCCAGCCCACGTTCATAAATGTCTTCGATCAGTGCCGTGACCGCTTGATCGTACGCGTCGGCGCGGAAACGCAGGGCATCAAAAATATGGTGATTGACCGCGTGATCATCCCAGTTATTGACACGACCGCACAGAGGTCCGCGGAGACTGCTCGTCAAAACCTCCACGCCCGCTTCGACTAATCGGCGAGCCAGCAGCAGTTGTTGCCCCCACGCGTTGCGGCCGTAGCGATCCCGCGTGCGATCGTCTTCCTGCGTCAGATCAAACGCATCTTTCGTCTTGGGATTGGTCAACAGCGTCATCGCCTGGGTTTCAAATTCGTCCAACGCTCCCATCTCACCAAAGTGATCGAACGAACGTTCCAACGTATCCAACTGCTGACGCAACGTCGTCCGACGTCCCAGCCGAGCGACTTGGTTGGCGTCGGTGAGTCCGATGTTAGGGACCACGAAGTTTGGCGA from Rosistilla carotiformis includes the following:
- a CDS encoding OB-fold-containig protein yields the protein MWIYIERAAEIIAAQPVLPASILLGFLVVYSIVSLFGLIDLDMDAPDFDFDADFDLGSAGGFGMLTFRWLNLAQIPIVIWGGLFTLLWWVTSAVLWVTWDAADYQANWSAAALLSARSAVIAVVLTKFTTEPMKKWFVTARYNAEMLLGQVCQICTGQADANFGQARFKTDAAPLLLNVRTDGATLKKGDLATIIDFDQERRIYTVTAIDDEVQADE
- a CDS encoding DUF1501 domain-containing protein; the encoded protein is MSNPKTQPSEMHCSGPRNFGPGSRRSFMRLGLAGFASMSLPGIMRLQAASPLPTQTADGKDRKKTAVIMVWQPGGNSHIDTYDPKPLSGSEYRGPFNTIPTKVPGMRFTELLPRQAAIADKFTVLRSMYQGAGGHPAGSMQLLSGDSDTRDKPKPRLPDWMSVANYLRSKEGPRTNPLPTYVGVNPPLQYNGPAYLGDAYSPFSVTGDPNSPNFVVPNIGLTDANQVARLGRRTTLRQQLDTLERSFDHFGEMGALDEFETQAMTLLTNPKTKDAFDLTQEDDRTRDRYGRNAWGQQLLLARRLVEAGVEVLTSSLRGPLCGRVNNWDDHAVNHHIFDALRFRADAYDQAVTALIEDIYERGLDERVMVVVTGEFGRTPKISHQPSTGAGNASAPSGTKQPGRDHWPRAFSNIWAGGGIETGRFIGATDKRGEDVVERRCGPGDFLATIYHHLGIDSKSVFIEDFNGRPTPIVDHGAPIPELIG